One stretch of Oncorhynchus tshawytscha isolate Ot180627B linkage group LG19, Otsh_v2.0, whole genome shotgun sequence DNA includes these proteins:
- the LOC112219103 gene encoding peptide deformylase, mitochondrial, whose product MNITVCSSALLTRAYRMCISKAPWPHSTGSIGWVVPVCMAPNRSYSTNIKVRSYLQYMKQKIKPPPSPPYPHVCQVGEPVLRAQAAAVDPGAVQGPEVQEVIHTMVKVMRKFECVGLSAPQVGVPLRILALEFPERMLEDSLPAAREARGLTTVPLRIFINPQLRVLDGRTVLFQEACESISGFSATVPRYLSVEVSGLNEKAEPVTWQVSGWPARILQHEMDHLDGVLYIDRMDSKTFINVNWAAKNE is encoded by the exons ATGAATATAACTGTGTGCTCTTCAGCGCTGTTGACTCGTGCTTACAGAATGTGTATTTCAAAAGCCCCATGGCCCCATTCCACTGGATCCATTGGCTGGGTAGTGCCTGTCTGCATGGCCCCCAACCGATCTTATTCTACAAACATCAAGGTTCgttcctacctacagtacatgaaGCAGAAGATCAAGCCCCCACCAAGTCCTCCATACCCCCATGTCTGCCAAGTGGGTGAACCGGTGCTGCGAGCCCAGGCTGCAGCGGTGGACCCTGGGGCAGTACAGGGTCCGGAGGTTCAGGAGGTGATCCACACCATGGTAAAGGTGATGCGGAAATTTGAATGTGTGGGACTGAGTGCACCTCAAGTTGGAGTGCCACTTCGTATCTTAGCTCTGGAGTTCCCAGAGCGCATGTTGGAGGACAGCTTGCCTGCTGCACGTGAAGCCCGCGGTCTGACCACTGTGCCTCTGCGGATCTTTATCAACCCACAGCTGCGAGTCCTAGATGGACGCACAGTTCTGTTCCAGGAAGCCTGTGAGAGCATCTCGGGGTTCTCGGCCACTGTTCCACGCTACCTCTCTGTGGAAGTCTCAG GCTTGAATGAGAAGGCAGAGCCTGTGACCTGGCAAGTGAGCGGCTGGCCCGCACGCATCCTACAGCATGAGATGGATCACTTGGATGGAGTCCTATACATTGACCGCATGGACAGTAAAACATTCATTAACGTGAACTGGGCAGCAAAGAACGAGTAG